From Pan troglodytes isolate AG18354 chromosome 11, NHGRI_mPanTro3-v2.0_pri, whole genome shotgun sequence, the proteins below share one genomic window:
- the LOC104008032 gene encoding uncharacterized protein LOC104008032, with translation MVQGSSRTARPLPAPACGLSPGPHCNASWQDRAADFCPIRAVCKVGPCLCRQLKTDPRLGKRTGLDLFSVWSRSAMLAPAGSVLAMPTLRPPRNSVGDSGACCLRTTGLDISKVLPESFLSCPLLELPWHLSSWVLNPGLPTLRTPHASYSCFAAQARPPERAAGGAWPLTGKPWPWTGILSPSHSEILRSGELRFMLTFFFFF, from the coding sequence ATGGTTCAGGGGAGCAGCAGGACAGCCAGGCCCCTGCCAGCACCCGCCTGCGGTCTCTCACCTGGTCCCCATTGCAATGCCTCCTGGCAGGACAGAGCCGCTGACTTCTGTCCCATAAGAGCTGTGTGCAAGGTGGGCCCTTGTCTGTGTCGCCAGCTGAAGACTGACCCAAGACTCGGGAAGAGAACTGGGTTGGATCTGTTCTCAGTGTGGTCCAGATCTGCCATGTTGGCACCAGCTGGGAGTGTGTTAGCAATGCCGACTCTCAGGCCCCCCAGGAACTCTGTTGGGGATTCAGGTGCTTGCTGTTTGAGGACCACTGGATTAGATATCAGCAAGGTCCTTCCCGAGTCTTTTCTCAGCTGTCCCCTTCTCGAGTTGCCTTGGCATCTCTCATCCTGGgttctgaatcctggactccccACTCTCAGGACACCCCATGCCTCCTACTCATGCTTTGCGGCACAGGCAAGGCCTCCAGAAAGAGCTGCGGGTGGGGCATGGCCACTAACTGGGAAACCTTGGCCATGGACAGGGattctctctccttctcattCTGAAATCCTACGATCTGGTGAACTGAGGTTcatgctcactttttttttttttttttaa
- the LOC104008030 gene encoding uncharacterized protein LOC104008030, with protein MGIFLTLCFPVQKYNTSFRRNVSQSVTTKALLSPSLRGTHLLFLPQADVVDEAIDSLARTKGVMKPPCSEGSPWRCPHFTCWVLQARKPGSGGTRERQACVWTSAGAAALRLARERQRWVFRFHAYVWAHSQHGRVSAVLVLTLPEQQWTDEIRLFQKQRWPQPS; from the coding sequence ATGGGAATATTTTTAACACTTTGTTTTCCTGTGCAGAAATATAATACCAGTTTTCGCAGAAATGTGTCTCAATCTGTGACTACCAAAGCCCTCCTCAGTCCTTCCCTCAGAGGGACACATTTGCTGTTTCTCCCGCAAGCAGATGTTGTGGATGAGGCGATAGACTCCTTGGCAAGAACGAAAGGTGTGATGAAACCTCCCTGCTCGGAAGGGTCTCCGTGGAGGTGTCCTCATTTCACATGCTGGGTTTTGCAAGCAAGGAAGCCAGGCAGTGGAGGAACTAGAGAGAGGCAGGCGTGTGTGTGGACAAGCGCTGGAGCCGCAGCCCTCAGACTGGCACGGGAACGCCAGCGTTGGGTGTTCAGATTCCACGCGTATGTCTGGGCTCACTCACAGCATGGCCGAGTGTCTGCAGTGCTGGTCCTGACCCTTCCAGAGCAGCAGTGGACAGATGAGATAAGACTGTTTCAGAAACAAAGATGGCCACAGCCTTCCTAA